GGCGTGGGGCTGGACGCGGCGGCCTTCGTGCGCAGGCTCGCCGGAAGCGCCCCGCGGCCGGAAGCGCTGACGTGGCTGCCGCTCCTGGAAGAGGTGCTGGCGGACGGCGCGGCCGACATCGCCCTCCCCTCTCCCGTGGACTCGGGTCCACGGATGCGCGTGCCGTCCCTGACGCGCCGGTTCCTCCAACTGGGATTGCGCCGGCTGCGGACCGGCGTGGAGGCCTTGGCCGCCCGGACCGGGTGTGCCCCCGACGCGTTGCTGGACGCGCGCGCCGAAGCCTGGCTCATGGACGCGCTGGAGCAGCGGCTGATACAGACCGCGACCCGGTCGCTGGTGCTGGAGCTCAACGTGGCCCGGCTGCGCGGAGAGCTGCAGGGCGAAACGCCCCAGGCGCGCTTCGAGCACTTCGCCCTGCGCCACCTGGAAGTCCCGGGCCGGCTCGCCGCGTTCCTGGCGGAGTACCCGGTGCTGGCGCGGCTCCTGGTGACGGCCCTGGAGCGCTGGACCCGGACGAGCCTGGAGCTGCTGACACATCTGGCGGAGGACCGGGAGGCCCTGGTGGCAGTGCTCGGCGCGGGGGTGGATCCGGGACCGCTCGTGGAGGCTCGCACCGGCGCGGGAGACCTGCACCGCGAGGGCCGCAGCGTGGCGCTGCTGACCTTCCGCTCCGGCCTGCGGGTCGTCTACAAGCCGCGGTCGCTGGAGGTCGAGTCGCGCTACCAGGACCTGCTGGAACAGCTGGAGCGCTGGGGGCTGCGCCATCCCCATCGCCGGCTGAAGGTGCTGACGCGCGCGTCGCATGGCTGGGTGGAGCACGTCGAGACCGGCGGGTGCGACGACCGCGACGCCGTGGCGCGCTTCTACTGGCGGCAGGGCAGCCACCTGGCGCTGGTGTACCTGCTGCGCGGGGTGGACCTGCACTCCGGCAACCTCCTCGCCGCCGGGGAGCTCCCCGTCCTGGTGGACCTGGAGGGACTCTTCCACCAGCTGCCCGCCCCACGCGCTGACGACACGGCGGCGTCCCGCGCCGTGCTCTTCCTGGAGCGCTCCGTGATCAGCAGCGGCCTGCTGCCCACGCTCATGTTTGGCAGGGAGGGCCGGGCCGGAGTGGAGCTGAGCGGTCTGGGCGGCGAGGCAGGTCAGCTCTTCCCTCACGCCACGCCCACGCTGGAGGACCGGGCCCGGGACACGCTGCACGTCGTCCGCCGGCAGCCGACCACGGCGGCGGCCCACAACCGCCCGCTGCTCCAGGGCCGGCCCGTGGACGCCACGGCGTTCGGGGCAAGCATCGAGGAGGGCTTCCAGGAGACCTACGCGTTGCTGCTCCAGCATCGCGAGAAGGTCGCACGGACACTCGAGGGGTTCCGCGACGTGGAGGTGCGCCACATCGCGCGGGCGACGATGCGCTACGGCTTCCTCCTCCAGGAGGGCCTGCACCCGGACTTCCTGCGCGACGCGCTCGACCGGGACCAGCTGCTCGACAAGCTGTGGGCGGAGGTCCGCGTGCGCCCCTCGCTGGCGGGGCTGACGCACTCCGAGCACGAGGACCTCCGGCTGGGGGACGTGCCCGTCTTCATCGCCCGGCCCGGTTCCCGCCACGTCTGGGACAGCCGGGGGCGCTGCATCGCGGATCACCTGCCGCGCGCCGGCCTGGACGGCTCATTCCAACTGCTGGAGTCCCTCAGCCCCGAGGACTGCGCCGAACAGGTGGCGCTGATCCGCCAGTCCCTGGTGACGCTCGAGCGCGAGCAGGAGACCGTGACGCCCCGCGCGTCGGTGACCGCCGCCGGGGAGGCCCTGCCCCCGCCCGCCACGCCCGACGCATGTCTGGCCGGAGCGGTCCAGTTGGGCGAGCGGCTGGCGGCCCGCGCCATCCAGGGTGCGCACGACGCCGGCTGGATTGGCGTGGGGCTCCAGGACCTGGAGCGCCGTCGCTGGGGGCTCTCTCCCCTGCGCACGGACCTCTTCGACGGCGTGGGGGGCGTTGCGCTCTTCTTCGGCTACCTGGCGGCGGTGACGGGCCGGGAGGACTTCGCGACGCTGGCGCGCAGGGCGGCGGTGCCGGTGCGCGAACAATGGCGCGCGTCCGAGTCCCAGGACCCTTCCGGCGTAGGGGCGTTCTCGGGGCGCGCGGCGAACGTCTACGTCCTCGGTCACCTGGCCGTGGCGCTGGGCGACGCCGCGCTGCTGGATGAAGTCCACGCGGGCCTGGGCTCGCTGGAGGCGAGGATCGACGCGGACACGGCGCTGGACCTGATCGCGGGCGTCGCGGGGACCGCGCTGGTGCTGACGCGGCTCCACCAGCAGACCGGCAGCGAGGAGGCGCTCCGGCTGGCGCGCAAGTGCGGGGAGCGGATGCTCCAGACGGCGAGCGACTCCGAGCACGGAGGACGCGCCTGGGTGGTGCCCGCGGCCGGACGTGCGCTCACGGGCCTGGCCCACGGCGCGGCCGGCTTCGTCTGGGCCCTGCTGGAGTTGGCCACGCTCACCGGAGACGAGCGCTACCGGGAGGCCGCACGTCAGGGATTGGCCTTCGAGCGGGCCCTGTTCGTCCCGGAGCGCGGCAACTGGAAGGATTTGCGCACGTCGAAGGAAGGCGAGCCGCTGGTGCCCGGCGGCTTCATGACAGCCTGGTGCAACGGGGCCGCGGGAGGCGTCCTGGCCCGGCTGCTGTCACTGCGCCACCTGGACGATGCACGGCTGCGCGACGAGCTTCGAGCGGGGCTCGCCACCGTGCAGCGGGAAGGCTTCGGCGGCAGCCACTGCCTGTGCCACGGAGACGTGGGCAACCTGGAGGTGCTGCACCTGGCGGGAGAGGTGCTGGGAGACGAGGCCTGGAAGGAGGCCGCGCGCTCACGGGCCGCACGGGTGCTGGCGCAGGGTCAGGACGGAGCCTGGCGCTGCGGCCTGCCGAAGTACACCGAGGCGCCAGGGCTGATGCTGGGGCTGGCCGGCATCGGGATGGGGCTCCTGCGCCTGGCCGCGCCGGACTTCGTGCCGTCCGTGCTGGCGTTGCAGGCTCCGCGCGTCCCAGGCCCACGCGGCTGATCGCGGTGGGCCAAACGCTCCCGCGCTGTACGGCGGGAGCGAGGGCCTCAAGGGCAATGCGTGCAGTAGAAGTAGTCGCTGTAGACGGGATAGGCGCTCTCCACGCCCCAGCAGGTGGGATTGCAGGACGCATCCAGCTCGCACTGACCGACCTGCCCATCGTCTCGCATGGGATAGGAGTCCCAGTAGGTGGTGAGCCTGGGGACGTAATATTGGGTGCAGGCGCTTGCCTTCACGGAGCCGCCTGACTCGGAGACCACCGAAGGCTGCCGGGCTTCGTTGCCGGTGCCTTCCAGGCTGGAATCGCCTCCGCACGCCACCAGACCCGACGCCAGGAACGCAGTCACTGCCAGGAGATGCCTCATGGGGTCCTCACCTCGTGAAAGGAGTTCTTGAGGAATCTCGCACGTCCGTGCACCCCGACTCCAGACGGGGTGCCTCACGTCTGGCATCCCGCGTGGATGTAATGAGCCCCGCCTCGAAGTCCGAGCCCACCATCTTGTCCATGTCCATGAACACGGAGAACGCCTTGCTCGGGAAACCGTTCTGGCCGCTCATCACCCACGTGACCCGGGTGTCGGTCCCGGCCGGCTCGAACCGGAAGACCGTTCCGTTGGTGGCCTCGAACGGTTTCTCGGAACTACGGATGATTCGTAGCGGTCGCCCCCTCAAAGCCGCACATCCACCTCGGTCTGCCTTGCCCCGCCCGCTCGACGAGATGGCGTCCTTGCAGGAACGAAAGACCTGAAGTGAGCTTGGCCCCGAGCCTCGCGCGATGGGGGAACGATGGCAGGAAAGCTGAAGACTCGGGTCAACTCCAGCGGCTACAAGCAGTTTTGGGACAAGGATGAGGAGCGTTGGGTATTCACGCACCGCCGGGTCGCTGAGAAGAAGATCGGACGCGAGCCCGT
This DNA window, taken from Corallococcus coralloides DSM 2259, encodes the following:
- a CDS encoding type 2 lanthipeptide synthetase LanM family protein, whose amino-acid sequence is MRVGSKMGAWERAAFLHEREAEGEAPSAPALQQAESRHQAWRRSTLGDEASFDERLRGVGLDAAAFVRRLAGSAPRPEALTWLPLLEEVLADGAADIALPSPVDSGPRMRVPSLTRRFLQLGLRRLRTGVEALAARTGCAPDALLDARAEAWLMDALEQRLIQTATRSLVLELNVARLRGELQGETPQARFEHFALRHLEVPGRLAAFLAEYPVLARLLVTALERWTRTSLELLTHLAEDREALVAVLGAGVDPGPLVEARTGAGDLHREGRSVALLTFRSGLRVVYKPRSLEVESRYQDLLEQLERWGLRHPHRRLKVLTRASHGWVEHVETGGCDDRDAVARFYWRQGSHLALVYLLRGVDLHSGNLLAAGELPVLVDLEGLFHQLPAPRADDTAASRAVLFLERSVISSGLLPTLMFGREGRAGVELSGLGGEAGQLFPHATPTLEDRARDTLHVVRRQPTTAAAHNRPLLQGRPVDATAFGASIEEGFQETYALLLQHREKVARTLEGFRDVEVRHIARATMRYGFLLQEGLHPDFLRDALDRDQLLDKLWAEVRVRPSLAGLTHSEHEDLRLGDVPVFIARPGSRHVWDSRGRCIADHLPRAGLDGSFQLLESLSPEDCAEQVALIRQSLVTLEREQETVTPRASVTAAGEALPPPATPDACLAGAVQLGERLAARAIQGAHDAGWIGVGLQDLERRRWGLSPLRTDLFDGVGGVALFFGYLAAVTGREDFATLARRAAVPVREQWRASESQDPSGVGAFSGRAANVYVLGHLAVALGDAALLDEVHAGLGSLEARIDADTALDLIAGVAGTALVLTRLHQQTGSEEALRLARKCGERMLQTASDSEHGGRAWVVPAAGRALTGLAHGAAGFVWALLELATLTGDERYREAARQGLAFERALFVPERGNWKDLRTSKEGEPLVPGGFMTAWCNGAAGGVLARLLSLRHLDDARLRDELRAGLATVQREGFGGSHCLCHGDVGNLEVLHLAGEVLGDEAWKEAARSRAARVLAQGQDGAWRCGLPKYTEAPGLMLGLAGIGMGLLRLAAPDFVPSVLALQAPRVPGPRG